Proteins from a single region of Phycisphaeraceae bacterium D3-23:
- a CDS encoding polysaccharide export protein, translating to MTLQHTLHSMRIPLGIVTALVVLLTSTGCQQQRFADLESFTISQPSEASGLNEYYMGPPDVVQISSYRVREINGHKETIGPDGRLHLPLLGPVDAAGRTIDEVREELIEKAQFYYEDADVNVQIVRYASKRFYVFGQVASPGAYFFDGSNTVLNTLAQARPTHLADPARVLVLRPGSDGEMVARMTIDLDQMVQQGDTSLNAVLEDGDILFVPPNSMAQVGLAFQQLLLPLQPILETVQRPADISQAATGQRPYGTE from the coding sequence ATGACCCTGCAACACACCCTGCATTCGATGCGCATCCCGCTGGGTATCGTGACGGCCCTGGTCGTCCTGCTCACCAGCACGGGCTGCCAGCAGCAGCGCTTCGCCGACCTTGAGTCATTTACGATCAGCCAGCCGAGCGAGGCGAGCGGGCTCAACGAGTACTACATGGGCCCGCCGGATGTGGTGCAGATTTCGTCGTACCGAGTCCGTGAAATCAACGGGCACAAAGAAACCATCGGCCCCGACGGCCGGCTGCACCTCCCGCTGCTCGGGCCGGTCGACGCCGCGGGCCGAACGATCGACGAGGTCCGCGAGGAGCTGATCGAGAAGGCGCAGTTCTACTACGAAGACGCCGATGTCAACGTGCAAATCGTGCGCTACGCGAGCAAACGGTTCTATGTCTTCGGGCAGGTCGCCTCGCCCGGCGCATACTTTTTTGATGGTTCCAACACCGTGCTCAACACGCTCGCCCAGGCGCGGCCGACGCACCTGGCCGACCCGGCCCGCGTGCTCGTGCTCCGGCCCGGCAGCGACGGCGAGATGGTCGCGCGGATGACGATCGATTTGGACCAGATGGTCCAGCAGGGCGACACCTCGCTCAACGCCGTGCTCGAAGACGGCGACATCCTGTTCGTTCCGCCCAACAGCATGGCCCAGGTCGGGCTCGCTTTCCAGCAGCTGCTCTTGCCGCTCCAGCCGATCCTTGAAACCGTGCAGCGACCCGCCGACATCAGCCAGGCCGCGACCGGCCAGCGCCCTTACGGCACCGAGTAA
- a CDS encoding sugar transferase, with amino-acid sequence MTVLNTPRDNWSPTNAPRKPVRSPGVVFEASKRLIDLAGVAVALVVLGPVLLGCCLWIKWTDGGPVFYRQTRVGRHGKHFQIWKLRTMRPNAELNGPQLATHDDPRILRGCKWIRRSHIDELPQLLNILRGEMSLVGPRPERPELIEQMRDTLPDFEQRLHATPGLTGLAQVRNGYSNDMDGMRRKLDFDLDYLRSRSIGLDLRLILMTLPLFWDRSSC; translated from the coding sequence ATGACCGTACTCAACACACCCCGGGACAACTGGTCCCCGACCAACGCCCCGCGCAAGCCCGTCCGCTCGCCGGGCGTCGTCTTTGAGGCCAGTAAGCGGCTGATCGACCTGGCCGGTGTGGCCGTCGCGCTGGTCGTGCTGGGCCCGGTGCTGCTGGGCTGCTGCCTTTGGATCAAGTGGACCGACGGCGGGCCGGTGTTCTATAGACAGACCCGTGTGGGCCGACACGGCAAGCACTTCCAGATCTGGAAACTGCGCACGATGCGGCCCAACGCCGAACTCAACGGCCCGCAGCTCGCCACGCACGACGACCCGCGTATCCTCCGCGGGTGCAAGTGGATCCGGCGAAGCCACATCGACGAGCTGCCCCAACTCCTCAACATCCTGCGCGGCGAGATGTCGCTCGTGGGCCCACGCCCCGAACGGCCCGAGCTCATCGAACAGATGCGCGACACACTGCCCGACTTCGAGCAGCGCCTCCACGCCACGCCCGGCCTCACCGGGCTCGCACAGGTCCGCAACGGCTACTCCAACGACATGGACGGCATGCGACGCAAGCTCGACTTCGACCTCGACTACCTGCGCTCGCGCTCCATCGGGCTCGACCTCCGGCTGATCCTCATGACCCTGCCATTGTTCTGGGACCGCTCGTCCTGCTAA
- a CDS encoding anthranilate synthase component I family protein → MPAVFGEGLQIDWRLTPLDAMARWPADLPVFLMHSGRLDPRWSRYSVLAQPVGALRFTGERTEHIGPGDPFTHTVWRDHPLTDLRQALRHDAGRSLWLGYLGYDTGRWIEHLPAGPTDDRGWPVMQFERCTGWLVYDGLHRIWTAHGSYAEDGPPRLDDPPAATQDTPGFSAGPPQPQQPRADYEQGVQRVLDYIAAGDVFQVNLTQRLTSAFAGDPRALFAALARVSPAWYGCYGELTRFNDHEPAHAIASTSPELFLELDHDGGVVTRPIKGTRPSTTPADELRNSAKDAAELNMIIDLMRNDLGRVCTYGSVQVAQPRTIESHPTVHHGVATVAGRLHPSKDLVDLLRATMPGGSITGAPKVRAMQIIDELEPVRRGPYCGTLGMIHGDAMRMNIAIRTMLIEQPTESLTAIGADDADSGNDLAFRGGRVDFSVGGGIVADSTPTGEYEETMAKASAMLTALGAEKNSTYR, encoded by the coding sequence ATGCCCGCCGTGTTCGGTGAAGGCCTCCAGATCGACTGGCGATTGACCCCGCTCGACGCGATGGCGCGCTGGCCGGCGGATTTGCCTGTTTTCCTAATGCACTCGGGCCGGCTCGACCCGCGCTGGTCCCGGTACAGCGTGCTCGCCCAACCCGTTGGTGCCCTGCGATTCACAGGCGAGCGCACCGAGCACATTGGGCCCGGCGACCCTTTCACGCATACCGTCTGGCGCGACCACCCGCTGACGGACCTGCGCCAGGCGCTCCGGCACGACGCCGGGCGGTCGCTCTGGCTGGGCTACCTCGGCTACGACACGGGCCGATGGATCGAACACCTGCCCGCCGGCCCCACCGACGATCGGGGCTGGCCGGTGATGCAGTTTGAGCGCTGCACGGGCTGGCTGGTCTACGACGGGCTGCACCGGATCTGGACTGCGCACGGCAGCTACGCCGAGGACGGCCCGCCGAGGCTCGATGACCCACCGGCCGCAACGCAAGACACGCCGGGATTCTCCGCCGGCCCGCCGCAGCCCCAGCAGCCGCGCGCCGATTACGAGCAAGGCGTGCAGCGCGTGCTTGACTACATCGCGGCCGGAGACGTGTTCCAGGTCAACCTGACCCAGCGGCTCACGAGTGCGTTCGCCGGCGACCCCCGCGCGCTCTTCGCCGCGCTCGCGCGGGTCTCCCCCGCGTGGTATGGCTGCTACGGCGAACTCACACGTTTCAACGACCACGAACCCGCCCACGCGATCGCCAGCACCTCGCCCGAGCTCTTCCTCGAACTCGATCACGATGGCGGCGTCGTCACCCGGCCGATCAAGGGCACCCGTCCCAGCACGACCCCCGCCGATGAACTGCGCAACAGCGCCAAAGACGCGGCCGAGCTCAACATGATCATCGACCTGATGCGCAACGACCTGGGCCGGGTCTGCACCTACGGCAGCGTCCAGGTCGCGCAGCCACGCACCATCGAGTCGCACCCCACCGTCCACCACGGCGTCGCCACCGTCGCGGGCCGGCTCCACCCCAGCAAAGACCTAGTCGACCTGCTCCGCGCAACGATGCCCGGCGGCTCGATCACCGGCGCGCCAAAGGTCCGCGCGATGCAGATCATCGACGAACTCGAACCCGTCCGACGCGGCCCCTACTGCGGCACGCTCGGCATGATCCACGGCGACGCGATGCGCATGAACATCGCCATCCGAACGATGCTGATCGAACAGCCCACGGAATCCTTGACAGCCATCGGCGCAGATGACGCCGACAGCGGCAACGATCTTGCTTTCCGGGGGGGACGCGTCGACTTCTCCGTCGGCGGCGGCATCGTCGCCGACTCGACCCCCACCGGCGAGTACGAAGAGACGATGGCCAAGGCCAGCGCGATGCTGACGGCACTGGGCGCAGAAAAAAACAGCACCTATCGCTAG
- a CDS encoding ABC transporter ATP-binding protein, with product MTTTTTPSLTPTDTPQPDTEASPARPAVSVASLSHVYPPARKRRGNRKRTAPDHDDRVALRKVSLDVQPGEVFGLLGPNGSGKSTLFRILATVQAAKVPVGKAPGTAEVFGVDVVEQPARVRRQIGVVFQHPSLDDKLTAFENLRYHGMLHGLTGDTLTQRCNDALQHAGLTGRAADHVASFSGGMRRRVEIAKALLTEPKLLLMDEASAGLDPAAQRTLWQTLREQVDQHGLTVLLTTHLMHEAQQCDRLAVLDAGRVVAIDTPAGLIEQVGGQVLEAGWSVENPTEGIALGRRVAEHLDVDPDSQGVSINADGIRAELPDAASAVPGVAQLLGEQADSIKVAKPTLEDAYLKLTGNPLVG from the coding sequence ATGACCACGACCACCACGCCGTCACTCACGCCGACCGACACGCCCCAGCCCGATACGGAGGCGTCGCCCGCCAGACCGGCCGTCAGTGTCGCATCGCTGTCGCACGTCTACCCGCCCGCCCGAAAACGCCGCGGCAACCGCAAACGCACCGCCCCCGACCACGACGACCGCGTCGCGCTCCGCAAGGTCTCGCTCGACGTCCAGCCCGGCGAGGTCTTCGGCCTGCTCGGGCCCAACGGCAGCGGCAAGTCCACCCTCTTCCGCATCCTCGCCACCGTCCAGGCCGCCAAAGTCCCCGTCGGCAAAGCGCCGGGCACGGCCGAGGTCTTCGGCGTCGATGTTGTCGAACAGCCCGCGCGGGTCCGCCGACAGATCGGCGTCGTGTTCCAGCACCCGTCGCTCGACGACAAACTCACCGCGTTCGAGAACTTGCGCTACCACGGCATGCTACACGGGCTCACGGGCGACACACTCACGCAACGATGCAACGATGCGCTCCAACACGCGGGGCTCACCGGCCGCGCGGCCGACCACGTCGCGTCGTTCAGCGGCGGGATGCGTCGGCGCGTCGAGATCGCCAAGGCCCTGCTCACCGAGCCCAAGCTGCTGCTGATGGACGAGGCCTCGGCCGGGCTCGACCCCGCCGCGCAGCGAACGCTCTGGCAGACCCTGCGCGAGCAGGTCGACCAGCACGGCCTCACCGTCCTGCTCACGACGCACCTGATGCACGAGGCCCAGCAGTGCGACCGACTGGCCGTCCTCGACGCGGGCCGGGTCGTCGCGATCGACACGCCGGCGGGCCTCATCGAGCAGGTCGGCGGGCAGGTACTCGAAGCGGGCTGGTCGGTCGAGAACCCCACCGAGGGGATCGCGCTGGGCCGGCGAGTCGCCGAGCACCTCGATGTCGATCCCGACAGCCAGGGCGTGAGCATCAATGCCGACGGCATCCGGGCCGAGTTGCCCGACGCCGCCTCGGCGGTGCCCGGCGTCGCCCAACTCCTCGGCGAGCAGGCGGACAGCATCAAGGTCGCGAAGCCGACCCTCGAGGACGCCTACCTCAAGCTGACGGGCAACCCGCTGGTGGGCTAA
- the cyoE gene encoding heme o synthase, whose translation MSQAADTTRLYDDPSAAHADAADSGAHVPSPFDPVDPPAEPSRAAEDQPGSAAQPSRFDDLKQLTKPRITRMVVITAAIGYFMAPAVLANGWRDVPWLTFAIAMVGTALSCMSASAFNQAYERDTDALMTRTRNRPVAAGRVSAAYANKLGVLLGVAGVGLLAAFGLTLAAALCAFTIVSYAWVYTPMKRTTSLALIVGAVPGAMPPMIGYAAATDSPGTLGPAAWLLFAVMFVWQIPHFLAIAWLYRDEYAKADLAMLPVIDPTGTRTFRQTLIGCLLLLPIGLLPTALGVSGRIYFFVALACGLGFLAFAVALVARPTRANARKLFFASLIYLPVVMAAMLIDRA comes from the coding sequence ATGAGCCAGGCCGCCGACACAACCCGGCTGTACGACGACCCGTCGGCGGCGCACGCCGACGCGGCCGACAGCGGTGCGCATGTGCCCTCGCCCTTCGACCCGGTCGACCCGCCGGCCGAGCCCTCGCGCGCGGCGGAGGACCAGCCCGGCTCGGCCGCGCAGCCCTCACGCTTCGACGACCTCAAACAACTCACCAAGCCCCGCATCACGCGCATGGTCGTCATCACCGCGGCGATCGGATACTTCATGGCCCCTGCGGTCCTGGCGAACGGCTGGCGTGATGTGCCCTGGCTCACGTTTGCGATCGCGATGGTCGGCACCGCCCTGTCGTGCATGTCCGCCAGCGCATTCAACCAGGCCTACGAACGCGACACCGATGCGCTCATGACCCGCACACGCAACCGCCCCGTCGCGGCAGGCCGAGTCAGCGCGGCGTATGCGAACAAGCTCGGCGTCCTGCTCGGGGTCGCGGGGGTCGGCCTGCTCGCGGCGTTCGGGCTCACCCTCGCCGCCGCGCTGTGCGCCTTTACGATCGTGAGCTACGCGTGGGTCTACACGCCGATGAAGCGCACCACGAGCTTGGCGCTCATCGTCGGCGCAGTCCCCGGCGCGATGCCGCCCATGATCGGCTACGCCGCCGCGACCGACTCCCCCGGCACGCTCGGGCCCGCGGCCTGGCTCCTCTTCGCCGTCATGTTCGTCTGGCAGATCCCCCACTTCCTCGCGATCGCCTGGCTCTACCGCGATGAGTACGCCAAGGCCGACCTCGCCATGCTCCCCGTCATCGACCCCACCGGCACACGCACCTTCCGGCAGACCCTCATCGGCTGCCTGCTACTGCTCCCCATCGGGCTGCTGCCCACCGCGCTGGGCGTCAGCGGCCGAATCTACTTCTTTGTCGCGCTCGCCTGCGGGCTGGGCTTCCTCGCCTTCGCCGTCGCGCTGGTCGCCAGGCCCACCCGTGCCAACGCACGCAAGCTCTTCTTCGCCTCACTCATCTACCTCCCGGTCGTCATGGCCGCAATGCTGATCGACCGCGCATGA
- a CDS encoding COX15/CtaA family protein: MPAPTLDNTACEDVRDAPAYRPWLHRFSFVALAATFALVAIGGHVTSTESGMAVPDGWYTFGWWSLFAPPSEWWHNFGTFWEHSHRLQGNVVGMLSIAMAIWLYVAYTDWDQLEDPHGKRGKLSKLFRSVVLVHGKRPWLRWAGVLMLLWVCAQGALGAFRVDEVSITLAFFHGISGQMILCFWVLIAAALSRPWVERVLAIKQKTPTVSPSWLRFFALALLVALLVQLTLGAAVRHYKADKAIPDFPLHFGQVLPPSNQEAYDEAYLAYHAEQAGLTLEQARAGGWSNRSPRNGDIVIPAWKAHLQFAHRVWGYSLFVSGVTLIVLTMRSALDKRLLMTPAMTLLSLFVLQVSLGAITVMTQTDIFAATMHQATGALLLATATWLSIRVHLAGYPPATTPAFSAAPSDKTHTPDTTPSTLLPRTTA; this comes from the coding sequence ATGCCCGCCCCGACCCTCGACAACACTGCGTGTGAAGACGTCCGCGACGCGCCGGCCTATCGGCCGTGGCTGCACCGCTTCAGCTTCGTCGCGCTCGCCGCGACGTTCGCACTCGTCGCGATCGGCGGGCACGTCACGAGCACCGAGTCCGGCATGGCGGTGCCCGACGGGTGGTACACGTTTGGCTGGTGGTCGCTCTTCGCGCCGCCCTCGGAGTGGTGGCATAACTTCGGCACCTTCTGGGAACACTCGCACCGCCTCCAAGGCAACGTCGTCGGCATGCTGTCGATCGCGATGGCGATCTGGCTGTACGTTGCCTATACGGACTGGGATCAGCTTGAAGACCCTCACGGGAAGCGCGGCAAGCTCTCGAAGTTGTTTCGATCGGTTGTCCTGGTTCATGGCAAGCGCCCTTGGCTGCGCTGGGCGGGTGTCCTCATGCTCCTTTGGGTCTGCGCCCAAGGCGCGCTGGGCGCGTTCCGGGTCGACGAGGTCTCCATCACGCTCGCGTTCTTCCACGGCATCAGTGGGCAGATGATCCTCTGCTTCTGGGTGCTGATCGCGGCGGCGCTGAGCAGGCCCTGGGTCGAGCGGGTGTTGGCGATCAAACAGAAGACGCCCACTGTTTCGCCGAGCTGGCTGCGCTTCTTTGCGCTCGCGCTGCTGGTGGCGCTCTTGGTACAGCTCACGCTGGGCGCGGCGGTGCGTCATTACAAAGCCGACAAGGCGATCCCCGATTTCCCGCTGCATTTTGGGCAGGTCTTGCCGCCAAGCAACCAGGAAGCGTACGACGAGGCGTACCTCGCCTATCACGCGGAGCAGGCCGGGCTCACGCTGGAGCAGGCCCGCGCGGGCGGGTGGAGCAACCGCTCGCCGCGCAACGGAGACATCGTCATCCCCGCCTGGAAGGCGCACCTGCAGTTCGCGCACCGCGTCTGGGGGTACTCACTCTTCGTCTCGGGCGTCACCCTCATTGTCTTGACGATGCGGAGCGCGCTGGATAAACGCCTGCTCATGACGCCGGCGATGACGCTGCTGTCGCTGTTTGTATTGCAGGTCTCGCTCGGGGCGATCACGGTGATGACACAGACCGATATCTTCGCCGCGACGATGCACCAGGCGACGGGCGCGCTGCTGCTGGCGACCGCCACCTGGCTGTCGATCCGGGTACACTTAGCGGGGTACCCGCCGGCGACGACGCCCGCGTTTTCCGCCGCGCCCAGCGACAAAACCCATACACCCGATACGACGCCTAGTACGCTGCTACCCCGTACCACCGCATGA
- a CDS encoding PilZ domain-containing protein has protein sequence MQDRRQKPRFSTLGLTTPFGQVTNISDAGLCIFRKGKLELAVGQTVNLVVQHEQAEASLKGIVIRIEPLGLFRHEIGVEFTAVDVNELGGIRRLIELAHAESVSPSCYLAA, from the coding sequence ATGCAAGACCGCCGACAGAAGCCACGCTTCTCGACCCTCGGCCTGACCACGCCGTTTGGCCAGGTCACCAACATCTCCGATGCGGGGCTGTGCATCTTCCGCAAAGGCAAGCTGGAACTCGCCGTCGGCCAGACGGTGAACCTCGTCGTCCAGCACGAGCAGGCCGAGGCATCGCTCAAAGGCATTGTCATCCGCATCGAACCACTCGGGCTTTTTCGTCACGAGATCGGCGTCGAGTTTACGGCCGTCGATGTGAATGAACTCGGGGGAATCCGTCGTCTGATCGAGCTCGCCCACGCGGAAAGCGTGAGCCCGTCGTGCTATCTCGCGGCGTAG
- a CDS encoding DNRLRE domain-containing protein — protein MALRTTLFAVSLCVSAAPALADSVQIDAAFDASFHDAITNRNMGGHNHVASGVTNSGVMLRAIFFMDIAAFVPAGATINSAAFEFDVTRQGGPNGSVGNTFALQRVLTDWDEGTGTGNLGSATNDGATWDNATATTAWSTAGGDVAPTSSGQAFIDYSGPGSQTFSMGNAQLAADVQAMLDGSVDNFGFLLSPVNAAAQGSAMRITSREGNSAARLVIDFTFVSGDLDGDGFIGAADLDLLLAHWGTNDAMSDADGDGTVGQGDLDIVISQWGDGTPPDVNIPEPGSLALLALGGLLLTKRRR, from the coding sequence ATGGCTTTGCGCACGACCCTGTTTGCCGTCTCGCTTTGTGTCTCGGCCGCGCCCGCGTTGGCGGATTCGGTGCAGATCGATGCCGCGTTTGATGCGAGTTTCCACGACGCCATCACCAACCGCAACATGGGGGGTCACAACCATGTCGCCTCGGGGGTGACCAACTCCGGCGTGATGCTCCGCGCGATCTTCTTTATGGATATCGCCGCGTTTGTGCCCGCCGGCGCAACGATCAACAGCGCCGCGTTCGAGTTCGATGTCACTCGGCAGGGCGGACCCAACGGCAGCGTTGGCAACACCTTCGCGCTGCAACGCGTCCTAACCGATTGGGACGAGGGCACCGGGACCGGCAACCTCGGCTCCGCCACCAACGATGGCGCGACCTGGGACAACGCCACCGCCACGACGGCCTGGTCGACCGCCGGCGGGGACGTCGCGCCCACGAGCAGCGGGCAGGCCTTCATCGACTACTCGGGCCCGGGGTCGCAGACCTTCTCGATGGGCAACGCCCAACTCGCGGCCGATGTCCAGGCCATGCTCGATGGCTCGGTAGACAACTTCGGCTTCCTGCTCTCCCCCGTCAACGCCGCCGCGCAGGGCTCCGCCATGCGCATCACCTCCCGCGAGGGCAACAGCGCCGCGCGGCTGGTCATCGACTTTACCTTCGTCTCGGGCGACCTCGACGGTGACGGCTTCATCGGCGCGGCCGACCTCGACCTCCTCCTCGCCCACTGGGGCACCAATGACGCGATGTCCGACGCGGACGGCGACGGAACCGTCGGCCAGGGCGACCTCGATATCGTCATCAGCCAGTGGGGAGACGGCACCCCGCCAGACGTCAACATCCCCGAGCCCGGCTCGCTGGCGCTGCTGGCCCTGGGCGGCTTGCTGCTGACGAAACGACGACGGTAG
- the larE gene encoding ATP-dependent sacrificial sulfur transferase LarE: protein MSETPANTPRAVDAGDPLAKLERAIQPRGRVMTAYSGGVDSTLVAAVARRVLGKSAAPAVIGDSPSLPRSELRDAVELAKQLDLELHIVQPAEQGDAGYIANAGDRCYYCKTHLYDTLQRAAKTLGVDWIANGTNTDDLGDHRPGLKAADEAQVISPLLEAGLDKQGVRALALQLGLANADKPAAACLASRIPYGTEVTPQRLTEVERAEESLKALGFTGFRVRHHGQVARIEIPEDQMQQILLPNVRQEVVAAIEQAGFLFAAIDLAGFRSGSGNIALTVGQSTTA, encoded by the coding sequence ATGTCCGAAACACCCGCCAATACACCCCGGGCCGTGGACGCCGGCGACCCGCTGGCCAAGCTCGAACGCGCGATCCAGCCGCGCGGGCGGGTGATGACCGCTTACAGCGGGGGGGTGGACTCCACCCTCGTCGCCGCGGTCGCCCGGCGGGTTTTGGGTAAATCGGCCGCCCCGGCGGTGATCGGGGACTCGCCCTCGCTGCCGCGTAGCGAGCTGCGCGACGCCGTTGAGTTGGCCAAGCAGCTCGACTTGGAGCTGCACATCGTCCAGCCCGCCGAGCAGGGCGACGCGGGCTACATCGCCAACGCGGGCGACCGCTGCTACTACTGCAAGACCCACCTCTACGACACGCTCCAACGCGCCGCGAAAACGCTCGGCGTGGATTGGATCGCGAACGGCACGAACACCGACGACCTGGGCGACCACCGCCCGGGGCTCAAGGCCGCAGATGAGGCACAGGTCATCAGCCCGCTGCTCGAGGCCGGGCTCGACAAGCAAGGCGTCCGCGCTCTCGCGCTGCAGCTTGGGCTGGCCAATGCCGATAAGCCCGCCGCGGCCTGCCTCGCAAGCCGGATCCCGTACGGCACCGAGGTCACGCCCCAACGCCTGACCGAGGTCGAGCGGGCCGAGGAATCGCTCAAGGCGTTGGGCTTCACCGGCTTCCGCGTCCGGCACCACGGACAGGTCGCGCGTATCGAGATTCCCGAGGACCAGATGCAACAGATCCTCCTGCCAAACGTCCGACAAGAGGTGGTGGCGGCCATCGAACAGGCCGGGTTCCTGTTCGCCGCGATCGACCTCGCCGGTTTCCGCAGCGGCAGCGGCAATATCGCGCTGACCGTCGGCCAAAGCACCACCGCCTAG
- a CDS encoding UvrB/UvrC motif-containing protein: MKYKCDKCDRPATHHSVEMVKGKPNEMHLCEQHAADAGLSVSASHAPINELLTHYIKMTDNKGGPKGKPGGVARVDRKCPDCGLKFSDFREKSLLGCPGCYTAFKRPLITLLERAHEGGSQHVGKVPRRSGGGEQRQLLIARMRKRLDNAIAAENYELAAQLRDDISGMERPDAPAKPSAAKPRTAVTDPSPAPGGVTDTPGSTDKEDRA, encoded by the coding sequence GTGAAGTACAAGTGCGACAAATGCGACCGGCCGGCGACCCACCACTCGGTCGAGATGGTCAAGGGCAAGCCCAACGAGATGCACCTCTGCGAGCAGCACGCCGCAGATGCGGGCCTCTCTGTCTCCGCATCGCACGCGCCGATCAACGAGCTGCTCACCCATTACATCAAGATGACCGACAACAAGGGCGGCCCCAAGGGCAAGCCCGGCGGCGTCGCGCGGGTCGACCGCAAGTGCCCCGACTGCGGCCTCAAGTTCAGCGACTTCCGCGAAAAATCCCTGCTCGGCTGCCCGGGCTGCTACACCGCCTTCAAACGCCCGCTCATCACCCTGCTCGAACGCGCCCACGAAGGCGGCAGCCAGCACGTGGGCAAAGTCCCGAGGCGCTCCGGCGGCGGGGAACAACGCCAGCTCCTCATCGCACGGATGCGCAAGCGTTTGGATAACGCCATCGCCGCCGAGAACTACGAGCTCGCCGCGCAGCTCCGCGACGACATCAGCGGCATGGAACGCCCCGACGCGCCTGCGAAACCCAGCGCCGCCAAGCCCCGCACCGCCGTCACCGACCCGTCGCCCGCGCCCGGCGGTGTAACCGACACCCCCGGCTCCACGGACAAGGAAGACCGCGCGTGA
- a CDS encoding protein arginine kinase — translation MTLRGISSGAGEWLRGSGPHSDVVISSRIRFARNLAGFPFVNRANRRQRYEVLESCRAQIMTNRLADNTLWVQLADSPAIDRQLLVERHLISRDLARHKADIPRAVAIGADETFAIMVNEEDHLRIQVLRSGMQLSEAYDQINRIDDILEEKLDYAFSKRFGYLTACPTNVGTGVRVSVMMHLPALKLTGEIEKVKRAARDMHLAVRGLFGEGSEALGDLYQISNQTTLGRTEKEKLADFEKSVIPQIIAYEHQARQALLRQREKQLDDKVWRAWATLTHARVLGTDETLQLLSHVRLGVHTARLERVDIRTVNELLLLCQPAHLQKVTGQEMTPAARRIARADLIRQRLAPRG, via the coding sequence GTGACACTCCGAGGCATCAGCAGCGGGGCGGGCGAGTGGCTGCGCGGCTCGGGCCCGCACAGCGATGTCGTCATCTCCTCCCGCATCCGCTTTGCGCGCAACCTCGCCGGCTTCCCCTTCGTCAACCGCGCCAACCGACGCCAGCGCTACGAGGTACTCGAGTCCTGCCGCGCGCAAATCATGACCAATCGGCTGGCGGACAACACCCTCTGGGTCCAGCTCGCCGACAGCCCCGCGATCGACCGGCAACTGCTCGTGGAGCGCCACCTCATCTCGCGCGACCTCGCGCGCCACAAAGCCGACATCCCACGGGCCGTCGCGATCGGCGCGGACGAGACGTTCGCCATCATGGTCAACGAGGAAGACCACCTCCGCATCCAGGTCCTGCGCAGCGGGATGCAGCTTTCCGAGGCCTACGACCAGATCAACCGCATCGATGACATCCTCGAAGAAAAACTCGACTACGCCTTCTCCAAACGCTTCGGCTACCTCACCGCCTGCCCGACCAACGTCGGCACGGGCGTCCGCGTCAGCGTGATGATGCACCTGCCGGCGCTCAAGCTCACCGGCGAGATCGAGAAGGTCAAACGCGCCGCCCGCGACATGCACCTCGCCGTCCGCGGGTTGTTCGGCGAGGGCTCCGAGGCGCTGGGCGACCTCTACCAGATCTCGAATCAGACGACGCTTGGCCGGACCGAGAAGGAAAAGCTCGCCGACTTCGAGAAGTCCGTCATCCCGCAGATCATCGCCTACGAGCACCAGGCCCGGCAGGCGCTCCTGCGCCAGCGCGAGAAGCAGCTTGATGACAAGGTCTGGCGGGCCTGGGCGACCCTCACCCACGCCCGCGTGCTCGGCACCGACGAGACCCTGCAACTCCTGAGCCACGTCCGCCTGGGCGTCCACACCGCCCGCCTCGAACGCGTCGACATCCGCACCGTCAACGAGCTGTTACTCCTCTGCCAGCCCGCGCACCTGCAGAAGGTGACGGGCCAGGAGATGACCCCGGCCGCGCGACGCATCGCACGGGCCGACCTGATCCGCCAGCGGCTTGCGCCGCGTGGATAG